The Legionella sp. MW5194 nucleotide sequence GTTTTAGGGTATCGAGATGAGCTTGGAGTGCTTTACGGATTTTTTCATTGGCAAGATAAGCGTAACGCTGCTTTTCACCTTTGGTCATTGAGCGCTTCAAACAAATCTCTTCAGTCAATTGATAGTTGTAATCGGCTACATCTGCAATAGTGAGAGAGGCGATTTCTTTCACTCGCAATCCAAGTCCAAAAGAACAATACACAAGGGCACTATTTCTTATAGCGAATTGCCCATCTTTGGCAACAATAAGCAGTCGCTTAAACTCTGCTTCACTTAAGACTCTGGCCTTTCCTTCTTTTGGCATAAAAGACTCAATATTTTCCTGTTATAATGGTATTCTAAATAAATCAGGCTGTCTTGGCAAAAGCAAAAATAAAATTGTGGTTTATAGTAGAGCTTTAGTATGAATACACTCATCGATGCAGCAATAAAATATCTTTCCAATCATTATTGCAGTGAAAAAGAGCTCATAAGGCAATTAGAGAGGGATTTTTCGCATGTACCCGAGTTAGATGCTCAGATTCATGCAACCATAGCTCGCCTTCGGGAATTACATTTAATTAATGATAATCGTTTGGCTGAATCATTAAGTGCCCGTTATATCCATAAAGGAAACCGTTTTATTCAACAAATATTAAAACAAAAGGGCGTTAAAGAAGAGGTGATTGAGCAAATCTTAGAACATATTGAACTGGAAGAAGTTCGCGCCCTAGATGAAGCTCGGAAAAAAATGCGTGGATTTAAAAATGATACAGATGAGACGATAAATACAAAATTGGCTCGTTTCTTAAGTGGCCGAGGTTTTTCCCATGCTACGATAAAAACCGTACTTAAACAGTTAAGTGAAGAACAGACTACTTAAAGTTTTAGATAGTGTAGTGGATGAGTACAACAATCATTTGCATCCTTAAGAAAAGAACACAGTAAATTAAACTCTGAATGAAATGATAAACTTACAACGCATCATGATTATTGGTCGACCAGGAAGTGGCAAATCCACTTTTTCTGTTAAGTTGCAAAAGAGTCTAAATATTCCCTTGTTCCATTTAGACAAATATTTTTTTATTGCCGATTGGGTGCCACGAGAATATGAGGATTTTTTGTCACTCCAAAAAGAATTAGTTGCTAATCCTTGCTGGATTATTGATGGTAATTCCAGTAAATCATTCGAGATACGTTATCGCGAAGCCGACATGTGCTTGTACTTTAATTTACCCAAATGGCTATGTTATTGGCGGGTATTTAAACGCTTGTTTTATAAGGCTTCAGAAATCGATGATAGAGCCGCTGGTTGCAATGAAACGGTACGATGGTCGCTATTAAGTTATATGTGGAACTATGAACAACGGATTAACCCTTTATTAAATGCTTTAAAGAACCAATATCCAAAAGTGAAATTCATTGAGCTGCGTAGTCCATATGATGTGGCGCACTTGATGCGTGTGCTTACACATAAAGAAGAGTACAGTATTGTGACAGGATTTTAATAAATGATGCCGACGAATATGATGATACTCTTGATGGGTATTGCAGGTACCGGTAAAAAAACCATAGGCGAGGCAATTACAACACTGGCTTCTCAGTTTCGATTAGCGCATCACCATGCTTGGATCGATCCGGTTCTAAAACTTCTAGGTAACGATGATCAAGTATTTTGGTCTCTTGATGATAAAGGATGGGCAGCGCTTAACAAGGCCCGAGATGTGATTTTTGATACGATGACTGAGGTTTGTTCTAAAGAAACGAGCTTTGTTATTACCTATGAGCTCTTAGCGAATAATTCTTGGCATCAGGAGTTTTTTAATCAAGTACAAGCCGTTGCTCAAAAACGGGAAGCTATGTTTGTTCCTATCCGATTGATTTGTAATGGTGCAGAGCTTGTTAAACGCTTAAAATATTCAGATCGAAAAGGCTATTTTAAAACACAGGATGAGGCACTCATTACAAAAAGACTGTTTGAAGAAGACGTTTATTTTAGCAAAGAGCCGTATGAAATGACTCTAGATGTTAGCTGTCTTTCAGCAGAGGAGTCAGCGCGTCGTATTTTGGATTGGACTTCCTTAGTTTATGGGAGTAAAAATCAGAATCTTGAATTTAAACCATTGGGTCAAAGAGATTTGAACTTAATGACCCAATGGTTTGCAGAGCCTACGGTAAAACAAGGATACGCACGAAATCAACAGTTTTCTTTGGAAGATATTAGTGCAAAGTACTCACCCCGAATTGAAGGCATTGAGTGTATCCCCAGTTTTATTATTTATTTAAATCAAAAACCAATTGGTTTTATTCAATATTACTGTCTTTCCGACCATTTACCCGAAGGAATTTCAGGACATAATGCTTCCTTGTTTGACGAGGCAACACCTGAACAATTGGCTGGTATCGACCTTTTTATTGCAGAGCCATCGTTTCGTGGAGTAGGGTTGGGCAGACAAATTATAAGGCGTTTTATTGCCGAACAACTCTCCAAATTTAAAGCCGTTGTGGTTGATCCACAAATTGGAAACGAGCAAGCCATTGCGTGCTATCAAAAGGCTGGTTTTCTTCCCACGCAATACAGTGAAGACGCTAATTACCTACTCATGATAAACATGCTTTCTTATAGAGGCTCCTATGAATATTCTTGAAACTTCCCGTCTGATTTTACGTACTTGGAGAGAAGCTGATCTTGATCCTATGTCACTTATTGATCAAGATAAAAAGGTATGCCAATTTTTACCCGGAATAGGGAACAGGAGTGCTACAAAAGCAGGCATTGAGCGGATGATTGCACATGATAAAGAGAAGGGATTTTCTTTGTATGCTGTTGAACTAAAAAATACTGGAGAAATGATAGGATTTTTAGGGTTAATGACCCCTTCTTTTGAAGCGCACTTTACCCCTGCTGTTGAAATTGGCTGGAGACTTTCCTCAACGCATTGGAATCAGGGTTATGCTACGGAGGGAGCAAAAGCGGTTTTGCATTATGCATTTACCTCTTTAAATCTTCCCGAAGTAGTTTCATTTACAGCAGTGAATAATCTAGCTTCAAGACGTGTTATGGAAAAAATTGGTTTACAACATAATACAAAGGATGATTTTGATCATCCCAAATTGGAGCACAATAGTCCATTGAAACGACATGTGCTTTATCGATTATCCAGAGCTGATTATCTGAACAGTAAGAGTATCCAAAAATGATTTGGGAGACCACATTAAAAAAAATTACGGATGAAACGGCAAATCGTGCTGCTAATAAGTGGGTAAAAAACCCTACCCATCTTAAGCTTATCAATAATCAAATTAACTGTGTTTATCGATTTGAATCTAAGAACCAAGGCTTTTACCTTCGCATGACGCATGAAAAAATACGAAAAGCTCATGAACTTTTGAGTGCCATTGATTTTCAGAAGCATTTATATTTGCATCAGGTTCCTATTTGTGAACCGGTTGTATCCCAAGAAGGAAATGATGTCGAAACGGTACACCAAGATGATTTGGAATTTTTTGTTCATGTTTGCCGTGAGGTGCCAGGGCAAATCATGAATTTTGATTATCCAGATAAAAAAGCTTATCTAACATGGGGCCGTGCCCTAGGTCTATTGCATCAAGCCTCGCAAAGTTATGTTGCATCGGAACATCATTTTTTAACTTGGGAAGATTTGTGGCGTGAAACTTGGGATTATGCGCGTCAAGAAGAGGCTCTGATCCAGGATTTATACCAAACCATCACGACACGCTTCAAAACTTTTTCAATCAACTCAGCACATTTTGGCCTAACCCATGGGGACCATCGTCCTGGCAATGTGCTTTATGATGGTGAGAGCGTTCATCTGATTGATTTTGATGAGCCAGTTTATCATTGGTATCTTGCCGATATCGCTAAACCTTTTTTGGACTTATGCAATAAGCCATGGCCTCTCTGGAAACCCCTGTTTGAATGGTTTATAGAAGGGTATAGGCAAATCCGGCCATTGAGTTCAGACGAATTAAAAGAAATGAATCATTTTTCGCAAATGAAAAGCTTGGATATCTACCTTTGGTGTAAATACAACTGGTTTGAAGAAACAGCGCCAGGAGGAAAGCCACGCAATGAGTGGCTTCATGACTTAAAAACTATGGCATTAACGCCTTTGTTTTATGTACCATAATCGATTAAGGCGATTTATATTGGGGTGGGTAATGAATAATATCATGGATGCGCGATAGTTCATTGGTTGGATTCCGGTAGCCATGCGGTTGATTGGCATTAAAACGAAGCCCTTCTCCTTTAGAAAGTTTTTTCCAGCTCCCGCCTAACAAAAGCTCAATGGTTCCATCCACAACAATGACATGCTCAATGACTCCATGTTTATGGGGAGGTGAAAGATGTTCACATTCGGGCAATAACTCAATAACAAACAATTCAAAATGTAACTGCTCATCAAAAGGAAATAGAGGCAGTACTCGTATTTTTTCATCATCTGGATGCAAGGTTTCAGCATGTCCCGCCCTATAAACAGGATTGGTTGAATTATCCAGACTGTCTTCAATAAACGAAGAAAAGGAGGCTTGAAAGCCGCTCGCAATTTTCCATAAGGTAGAAATCGTTGGACTTGATTCTTCTCGTTCAATTTGCCCGAGCATCGCTTTAGAAACGCCGGTTTCAAGCGCTGTTTTGTCTAAACTCCAACCTCGTTCTTGTCTTAATGATTTTAATGTTTTTGCAATACGTTTTGAAATTTCTTGCATGATATCTCTTAATAAAAAAGCTTGTGCGTTTTAGCGCACGGGCATATACTGGTTTATTATGCGTTATAACGCACGAATTGGGAAGTAGATTGTGGAGAACTGTATGGTTGAACACCCTTTTAAAAACAAACTGGTTGCGGTACTTAATAAGCGTATTGAGCCAGGCAAAGTGATGAATGCGCTTGCTCATATGTGTATTGGTTTAGGTTCCGTAATTGGTGAAGAAGAGCTGCGTTTAACCGATTATCGAGATGCAGATGGAGGATCTCACCCTTATATTTCAGAAATACCTTTTATCATTCTTTGTGAGAACCCCAACAAAATTAGAACATTACGCCAGAATGCTTTAGCAAAAAATGTTCTTTTTAATGATTTTACCGATACGATGACTGTGGGTACCTATCAAGAGCAAATTGAAAGAACGGCACAGGTTAAAGAGAATGATCTGATTTACTATGGCATTGTTTTGTTTGGAGATTGGGATGTGGTGACAGAGCTGACTAGAAAGTGTTCTTTGTGGCGATGATGGGTGGGTGATAGCGATGAATGAAGGTAAAAATTTAAGTAAAAGCGCGCAAATCATACAGGATTTTTTATCTCAAAAGGGGATATCGTGTGAGGTCAAGGAACTTGATTCGAGCATACGCACTGCAAAAGATGCTGCTGATACTTTGGGTTGTGGTGTTGCTCAAATTGTGAAATCACTATTATTTTGTACTGAAAAAACCAACAAGCCGGTATTGGTATTAGCAAGTGGTGTTAATCGTGTGAATGAGAGCCTGATTGGGAATCTCATCAATGAATCTATTGGGAAGGCTGATGCAGATTTTACACGAGAAATAACTGGTTTTGCGATTGGTGGGATCCCTCCAGTTGGCCACAAAAATGTTATTAATACGGTTCTTATCGATGAAGATTTGTTATGCCATGAAGTCCTCTGGGCCGCAGCAGGAACGCCCAACGCAGTATTTTCATTATCTCCAGAAGCACTTAAGCAGCTAACCAATGGGATAGTGGTAAAGATTAGAGAGTAAGTTATGCAAAAAATATTTTGGGATAATCCCTATCAACGCCAATTAATGACTAAGGTGGAGTCGGCAAATGAGAATCGACTACTTTTTGCAGAGACTATTGGTTTTTCGTTTTCCGGTGGTCAAGAAAGTGATACAGTTCGCGTGAATGGCCTGATGGTCACTCATTCTGAAATAGAAGATGACTTGATTTATTATACATTACCTTCGGAGCATGGGCTTTCTGAGGGCGATGTTGTCCTTATGGAAATTGACTTCGTTCGTCGCTACAAATTGATGCGTCTTCATTTTGCTGCTGAATTAATCTTTGAACTTGTCCAAAGAATGTTTCCTATTGAAAAAATAGGTGCTCATATTGCTGAGCATAAGGCTAGAATCGATTTTAACTATCAGCACAATATCTCGGATATCTTTGACACTCTCTTGCTTGAATACAATCAAATTATTGCAAAAGATATGTCTATACGCACTGGGTTTTCTGATGAGAAGAGTCAAAGACGTTATTGGGAAATCGAAGGATTCTCTAAGGTTT carries:
- a CDS encoding helix-turn-helix domain-containing protein, yielding MQEISKRIAKTLKSLRQERGWSLDKTALETGVSKAMLGQIEREESSPTISTLWKIASGFQASFSSFIEDSLDNSTNPVYRAGHAETLHPDDEKIRVLPLFPFDEQLHFELFVIELLPECEHLSPPHKHGVIEHVIVVDGTIELLLGGSWKKLSKGEGLRFNANQPHGYRNPTNELSRIHDIIHYPPQYKSP
- a CDS encoding regulatory protein RecX, translating into MNTLIDAAIKYLSNHYCSEKELIRQLERDFSHVPELDAQIHATIARLRELHLINDNRLAESLSARYIHKGNRFIQQILKQKGVKEEVIEQILEHIELEEVRALDEARKKMRGFKNDTDETINTKLARFLSGRGFSHATIKTVLKQLSEEQTT
- a CDS encoding DUF2000 domain-containing protein — translated: MVEHPFKNKLVAVLNKRIEPGKVMNALAHMCIGLGSVIGEEELRLTDYRDADGGSHPYISEIPFIILCENPNKIRTLRQNALAKNVLFNDFTDTMTVGTYQEQIERTAQVKENDLIYYGIVLFGDWDVVTELTRKCSLWR
- a CDS encoding YbaK/EbsC family protein yields the protein MNEGKNLSKSAQIIQDFLSQKGISCEVKELDSSIRTAKDAADTLGCGVAQIVKSLLFCTEKTNKPVLVLASGVNRVNESLIGNLINESIGKADADFTREITGFAIGGIPPVGHKNVINTVLIDEDLLCHEVLWAAAGTPNAVFSLSPEALKQLTNGIVVKIRE
- a CDS encoding GNAT family N-acetyltransferase, yielding MMPTNMMILLMGIAGTGKKTIGEAITTLASQFRLAHHHAWIDPVLKLLGNDDQVFWSLDDKGWAALNKARDVIFDTMTEVCSKETSFVITYELLANNSWHQEFFNQVQAVAQKREAMFVPIRLICNGAELVKRLKYSDRKGYFKTQDEALITKRLFEEDVYFSKEPYEMTLDVSCLSAEESARRILDWTSLVYGSKNQNLEFKPLGQRDLNLMTQWFAEPTVKQGYARNQQFSLEDISAKYSPRIEGIECIPSFIIYLNQKPIGFIQYYCLSDHLPEGISGHNASLFDEATPEQLAGIDLFIAEPSFRGVGLGRQIIRRFIAEQLSKFKAVVVDPQIGNEQAIACYQKAGFLPTQYSEDANYLLMINMLSYRGSYEYS
- a CDS encoding alanyl-tRNA editing protein, producing the protein MQKIFWDNPYQRQLMTKVESANENRLLFAETIGFSFSGGQESDTVRVNGLMVTHSEIEDDLIYYTLPSEHGLSEGDVVLMEIDFVRRYKLMRLHFAAELIFELVQRMFPIEKIGAHIAEHKARIDFNYQHNISDIFDTLLLEYNQIIAKDMSIRTGFSDEKSQRRYWEIEGFSKVSCGGTHVKSTAEVGYITLKWANVGKGKERIEIYLVQ
- a CDS encoding DNA topology modulation protein, translated to MIIGRPGSGKSTFSVKLQKSLNIPLFHLDKYFFIADWVPREYEDFLSLQKELVANPCWIIDGNSSKSFEIRYREADMCLYFNLPKWLCYWRVFKRLFYKASEIDDRAAGCNETVRWSLLSYMWNYEQRINPLLNALKNQYPKVKFIELRSPYDVAHLMRVLTHKEEYSIVTGF
- a CDS encoding phosphotransferase enzyme family protein, translated to MIWETTLKKITDETANRAANKWVKNPTHLKLINNQINCVYRFESKNQGFYLRMTHEKIRKAHELLSAIDFQKHLYLHQVPICEPVVSQEGNDVETVHQDDLEFFVHVCREVPGQIMNFDYPDKKAYLTWGRALGLLHQASQSYVASEHHFLTWEDLWRETWDYARQEEALIQDLYQTITTRFKTFSINSAHFGLTHGDHRPGNVLYDGESVHLIDFDEPVYHWYLADIAKPFLDLCNKPWPLWKPLFEWFIEGYRQIRPLSSDELKEMNHFSQMKSLDIYLWCKYNWFEETAPGGKPRNEWLHDLKTMALTPLFYVP
- a CDS encoding GNAT family N-acetyltransferase codes for the protein MNILETSRLILRTWREADLDPMSLIDQDKKVCQFLPGIGNRSATKAGIERMIAHDKEKGFSLYAVELKNTGEMIGFLGLMTPSFEAHFTPAVEIGWRLSSTHWNQGYATEGAKAVLHYAFTSLNLPEVVSFTAVNNLASRRVMEKIGLQHNTKDDFDHPKLEHNSPLKRHVLYRLSRADYLNSKSIQK
- a CDS encoding site-specific integrase → MPKEGKARVLSEAEFKRLLIVAKDGQFAIRNSALVYCSFGLGLRVKEIASLTIADVADYNYQLTEEICLKRSMTKGEKQRYAYLANEKIRKALQAHLDTLKPVARDKPLFQTQRKSRFTPNSLQKWFKSLYDKAGIIGASSHSGRRTFITRLIEQGADIKAVSRLAGHANIVTTAIYVEDNPDRLKRIANLAIF